The genomic window AATATTTGGATATAAAGATTTCCGGTGAGTATTTTTGTGTGTTGGTGTGCATTATAGACCACGATGACCTATCTTTAAAGACACTTAACGAAGAAGGCAAGAATATAAATAGATATCTTGTGACAAATTCCATAATCAAAGTATTGAAAGAAATGAATTTGAAGACTGAAGGTGATAGGGAAGGTATTGTTCATACACCTAACGAAAACGAGGTTGTACTCATAATAGGACAAAATCAAAAGAATAAAGTGCAATCTTTGAAATCTGTTATAGCTAGAAGAATAATCGAGTCAATAGAAGGCTACCAGGATTTTAATATAACTGTGGGTATAGGGAATACCTATCAAGGATTTAAAAATATAAAATACTCATATCAAGAGGCAAAAAACTCATGTGATTATAAGTTTTTGAGAGGGAAAAACCAAATAATAGATATAAAAGATGTTGAACCTGATAGTAATATATCTTTTTTCCTCCCCAATGATTTACAAAGGACCCTTACAAGCAGTATTAAGCAGGGGAATTCTACGCAAGTCAAAGAAATATTAGACGATTTTTTCGATCTTGTATTAGATAGCACTAAAGTACATTCTATAAATAATATTAAAGTAATATGTTGGGAGCTTTTATCAAATATACTAAGGGTGGTTGGCGAAATAGGTGGGGATATATCTGATATTATAAAAAATATTGAGGAAGTGTATATAGAATTTGAAAAATTCGATACTATAAAAGAATTTAGGATTTATATTGAAGAGTTAACTGATAAAATTATAGATTATGTGGTAAATAGAAGATATTTAAAATACAGGAGTGTTATAAGAGAAATCAATAAATATGTAGAGGTTAACTATAGTGATGAAGATTTGAATCTTGATATTATCGCATCTCATGTCAATATGAATTCTAACTATATAAGTCATCTATATAAAAAAGAAACAGGAGAGAGCTTGACAAACTATATAAAGAAAGTTAGGATCCAAAAGTCTAAAGATTTTTTAAAAGACTTTGACAAAAAAATATATGATATAGCCTATCAGGTAGGTTTTAAAGATGCCCATTATTTTACCATATGTTTTAAAGAAGTTGTAGGCATCACACCCAGTGAATATAGGGAAAGCTTAAATATATTAGGTTAAAATGCCCGATAAAAGGGCATTTTTTTTATCAATTTGTCTAAGATATTTTAGGGTGTTCTAAAAAAAATGAAAACTTCATTTAGATATTAAGCATATAATATTTATTGAAGCAGCTTATGTTTATTAAAAAACATAAAATACTTAATGGAGTGTGCCGCTTTATAATTTAATTAATAGTTACAATGAAAGGAGAAATATTAGATGAAAAAGTCACTAGCAAAATTAATTCTAACAATTATGATTTTGAGTTTAATTGTTGTTGCAGTGGGTTGTGGTGGTCAAGACCAGCAAGATGGCCAAGACGACCAGAATGACAAAGTTTCAGAAGGAGACTCAAACGAAGGTGACGGTGAATCCGTAGAAATCGTTTGGTGGCAGTATCCTAGATTCACAAACATAGAAGAAAAAGAAGTCGGTGATTTTGAAAGTGAAATCATAGCGGACTTTGAAGAGGAAAATCCAAACATAAAAGTTAAAATCGAGATGATTCCTTGGAATGGTGGACCTGAAAAGGTGAACGTTGCTATAGCTTCAAACAGTACACCTGATGTTCTCTTCGATTATCCAGGAAGAATAATGGGTTACGCAACACAGGATGTACTTGTTCCTTTAGATGATGTAGTTACAGATGATATAAAAGGTGATATTCCGGAGAATCTACTCCAGGCATGTCAGCTTGATGGAACAACTTATATGTATCCATGTGGTGCAACTCCAATTGTAGTAGCTGTTAACCTTGATTTCTTTAAAGAAATAGGTAAAGAGGATTTATTACCTTTGGATAAAGAAGATAGAACTTGGACCCTAGAAGAATTTGAAACAGCTCTAAAGGCAGTAAAGGATAGCGGTAAGGATGTATATCCTTCAATGTTATTTGCAGGGAATGAGCAAGGAGACTCTTCTATGAGGATGTTTATTCAATCTGCATTTGATGCTGAACTGATCAATGATGATCATACAGAAATCATATTTAACAACGAGAATGCAGTTAAAGGTCTTGAGTGGATGATTGAAAAATATAAAGAAGGATTATTTGCTCCAGGGGCAGAATCGACTGTATCCTTGGATGTAGTTGAGACATTCTTCCAGACAAAATCTGCTATCAATATTATGGCATCACCTCAACATCATGGATTGCATGAGACATATATAGCTGATGGTAAAGCTGAAGAATTTGAATGGGCTTTATTCCCATATCCAAATGCAGAAGGGAAAGATCCTAAGGCAGAAGTTCAATTGAGTGGATTCTGTGTGTTTGATAATGAAGACGAAGCAAAAGCTGAAGCTGCAAAGAAACTTATTAAATTCATACTGGATAGCGACAAATATAAAGATCAAGCTGTTGTAGCTACAGGCCAGCTTCCTGTGAGAAATTCCATGACAGGTCTTTACGATGATGAAGACTATCAGTTTTCTGAAAACTTATTGAAATATGCTGCAGACACTGCTTATACAGCAAACAACTATGCAGGGATGAGAACTAAATGGTATCCAAATATTCAGGGTGCTTTAACAGAAAAATTGAGTGCACAAGAAGCTTTGGATGCATTTGCAAAAGAAGGCACAGAAGAAATAAACAAAGAATAATTGATAAGTTTTGTGATTTAATTGTTAACAGATAAATATATTGCCCTTAAGGGCGATATATTTATCTGGATTTAATTGAGCATAGTATTTATACATGTTTAATTGAAAGGGGAGAGGACATGAAGAAGAGTTTTCAAGCTAAGATGAGAGATTGGCTCCCGGGATATATGTTTTTGTTGCCTGCAATGTTCTTTTTTATTCTTTTTGTTGTATATCCTATGATAAAAG from Clostridia bacterium includes these protein-coding regions:
- a CDS encoding response regulator yields the protein MKILIVEDESFIRKGIINNIDWDKLGFEMPIEASNGLQALDKIIQEHPEVVLLDIRLPKMNGLELLSEIRKKGINLEVIVLSGHDEFEYAQRAMELGVKQYLLKPVASDEIEEVLSKIREEIIKENNRKEQMKEMKQQIKRNLPSLKAVYVSSLLNGTINDISDIKRQGEYLDIKISGEYFCVLVCIIDHDDLSLKTLNEEGKNINRYLVTNSIIKVLKEMNLKTEGDREGIVHTPNENEVVLIIGQNQKNKVQSLKSVIARRIIESIEGYQDFNITVGIGNTYQGFKNIKYSYQEAKNSCDYKFLRGKNQIIDIKDVEPDSNISFFLPNDLQRTLTSSIKQGNSTQVKEILDDFFDLVLDSTKVHSINNIKVICWELLSNILRVVGEIGGDISDIIKNIEEVYIEFEKFDTIKEFRIYIEELTDKIIDYVVNRRYLKYRSVIREINKYVEVNYSDEDLNLDIIASHVNMNSNYISHLYKKETGESLTNYIKKVRIQKSKDFLKDFDKKIYDIAYQVGFKDAHYFTICFKEVVGITPSEYRESLNILG
- a CDS encoding sugar ABC transporter substrate-binding protein, yielding MKKSLAKLILTIMILSLIVVAVGCGGQDQQDGQDDQNDKVSEGDSNEGDGESVEIVWWQYPRFTNIEEKEVGDFESEIIADFEEENPNIKVKIEMIPWNGGPEKVNVAIASNSTPDVLFDYPGRIMGYATQDVLVPLDDVVTDDIKGDIPENLLQACQLDGTTYMYPCGATPIVVAVNLDFFKEIGKEDLLPLDKEDRTWTLEEFETALKAVKDSGKDVYPSMLFAGNEQGDSSMRMFIQSAFDAELINDDHTEIIFNNENAVKGLEWMIEKYKEGLFAPGAESTVSLDVVETFFQTKSAINIMASPQHHGLHETYIADGKAEEFEWALFPYPNAEGKDPKAEVQLSGFCVFDNEDEAKAEAAKKLIKFILDSDKYKDQAVVATGQLPVRNSMTGLYDDEDYQFSENLLKYAADTAYTANNYAGMRTKWYPNIQGALTEKLSAQEALDAFAKEGTEEINKE